In Streptomyces hawaiiensis, one genomic interval encodes:
- a CDS encoding DUF5682 family protein, translating to MTGVERAAGQGAGAGPVLLGVRHHGPGSARAVRAALERVRPRVVLIEGPPEADALIPLAADEEMRPPVALLAHAVDEPGRSAFWPLAEFSPEWVALRWALEHDVPARFIDLPATHTLAWRRQEDEAATEGERPPDAETAADGDTGPGSADLRIDPLGVLADAAGYDDPERWWEDVVEHRGAGEGDALAPFTALEEAMAALRETYGSGGHDRDLVREAYMRLQARAAQREFDDGVAVVCGAWHVPALRQKTTVAADKALLKGLPKVKTDMTWVPWTHRRLSRTSGYGAGIDSPGWYGHLFSAPDRPVERWLTKVAGLLRAEDRIVSSAHVMEAVRLAETLAAMRGRPLPGLSETTDAVRAVMCEGSDVPLALVRDRLVVGDVLGEVPPSAPAVPLQRDLTRLQRRLRLKPEALERELELDLRKENDAARSRLLHRLRLLGIAWGEPAASRGSTGTFRETWRLRWEPELAVRVAEAGVWGTTVLSAATAKAEGDAVTAEGLADVTGLAERCLLAELPDALPTVMRVLADRAALDTDVGHLAQALPALVRSLRYGDVRGTDTGALAEVAAGLAERVFVGLPPACAALDADAAEEMRRHVDAVHGAVGLLGDVPAAGHGRLRGRWQSVLRVLSGRDTVPGVVRGRAVRLLLDDGELAQDEAALLMGLVLSPGTPPADAAAWIEGFVGGGSGGGMLLVHDERLLGLVDAWLTGVPAEAFTDVLPLLRRTFSAYEPGVRRTLGELVRRGPGAGGGATASGSGTPGFAAGLDLMRADAVLPVVRLLLGLDEVDENTGNDMAGVAG from the coding sequence ATGACCGGTGTGGAAAGGGCCGCGGGCCAGGGGGCCGGGGCGGGGCCGGTGCTGCTCGGGGTGAGGCATCACGGGCCGGGGTCGGCGCGGGCGGTGCGGGCGGCGCTGGAGCGGGTCCGGCCACGGGTCGTGCTGATCGAGGGGCCGCCCGAGGCCGACGCGCTGATCCCGCTCGCCGCCGACGAGGAGATGCGGCCGCCGGTCGCCCTGCTCGCCCACGCCGTGGACGAGCCCGGCCGCTCGGCGTTCTGGCCGCTGGCCGAGTTCTCTCCGGAGTGGGTCGCCCTCCGCTGGGCCCTGGAGCACGACGTCCCGGCCCGCTTCATCGACCTGCCGGCCACGCACACGCTGGCCTGGCGGAGGCAGGAGGACGAGGCAGCGACAGAGGGCGAACGCCCGCCGGACGCAGAGACGGCGGCGGACGGGGACACCGGCCCCGGCTCCGCCGACCTGCGGATCGATCCGCTCGGCGTGCTCGCCGACGCCGCCGGTTACGACGACCCGGAGCGGTGGTGGGAGGACGTCGTGGAGCACCGGGGCGCGGGGGAGGGCGACGCGCTCGCGCCGTTCACCGCGCTCGAGGAGGCCATGGCCGCGCTGCGGGAGACCTATGGCAGCGGGGGACACGACCGGGACCTGGTGCGGGAAGCGTACATGCGGCTCCAGGCGCGGGCCGCCCAGCGGGAGTTCGATGACGGCGTGGCCGTCGTCTGCGGAGCCTGGCACGTGCCCGCCCTGCGGCAGAAGACCACCGTCGCCGCCGACAAGGCGCTGCTCAAGGGCCTGCCCAAGGTCAAGACGGACATGACCTGGGTGCCGTGGACCCACCGCCGGCTGTCCCGGACCAGCGGGTACGGGGCCGGCATCGACTCCCCGGGCTGGTACGGGCACTTGTTCAGCGCCCCGGACCGGCCGGTGGAGCGGTGGCTGACGAAGGTGGCGGGGCTGCTGCGCGCCGAGGACCGGATCGTCTCCTCCGCGCATGTCATGGAGGCGGTGCGGCTGGCCGAGACGCTCGCCGCGATGCGCGGCCGCCCGCTGCCCGGCCTGAGCGAGACGACCGACGCGGTGCGGGCCGTGATGTGCGAGGGCTCGGACGTGCCGCTGGCGCTGGTACGGGACCGGCTGGTCGTGGGGGACGTGCTGGGGGAGGTGCCGCCGTCGGCGCCCGCGGTGCCGTTGCAGCGGGACCTCACCCGGCTGCAACGCCGGCTGCGGCTGAAGCCGGAGGCGCTGGAGCGGGAGCTGGAGCTCGACCTGCGCAAGGAGAACGACGCCGCCCGCAGCAGGCTGTTGCACCGGCTGCGACTGCTCGGCATCGCGTGGGGCGAGCCGGCCGCCTCGCGGGGCAGCACGGGCACCTTCCGGGAGACGTGGCGGCTGCGCTGGGAACCCGAGTTGGCCGTACGGGTCGCCGAGGCCGGCGTGTGGGGGACGACCGTGCTGTCCGCCGCGACGGCCAAGGCCGAGGGGGACGCCGTCACCGCGGAGGGCCTCGCCGACGTCACCGGGCTCGCCGAGCGCTGCCTGCTGGCCGAGCTGCCCGACGCGCTGCCCACGGTGATGCGGGTCCTCGCCGACCGGGCGGCTCTCGACACGGACGTCGGCCATCTCGCCCAGGCGCTCCCGGCCCTGGTCCGCTCCCTGCGCTACGGCGACGTGCGCGGCACGGACACCGGGGCCTTGGCGGAGGTCGCCGCGGGACTGGCCGAGCGGGTCTTCGTCGGCCTTCCCCCGGCCTGCGCCGCGCTCGACGCGGACGCCGCCGAGGAGATGCGGCGCCATGTGGACGCGGTGCACGGGGCCGTGGGCCTCCTGGGCGACGTCCCCGCGGCGGGACACGGCCGTCTGAGAGGCCGCTGGCAGTCGGTGCTGCGGGTGCTGTCCGGGCGGGACACCGTGCCCGGGGTCGTCCGGGGGCGGGCCGTGCGGCTCCTGCTCGACGACGGGGAGCTGGCCCAGGACGAGGCGGCACTGCTGATGGGACTCGTCCTGTCACCGGGCACACCGCCGGCGGACGCGGCCGCGTGGATCGAGGGCTTCGTCGGCGGGGGCTCCGGGGGCGGGATGCTCCTGGTGCACGACGAACGGCTGCTCGGACTGGTCGACGCGTGGCTCACCGGGGTACCGGCCGAGGCCTTCACGGACGTACTGCCCCTGCTGCGGCGGACGTTCTCGGCGTACGAGCCCGGAGTGCGCCGGACCCTCGGCGAACTGGTCCGGCGTGGGCCGGGAGCCGGGGGCGGCGCGACCGCCTCCGGCTCCGGGACACCCGGCTTCGCGGCCGGCCTGGACCTGATGCGCGCGGACGCCGTGCTGCCGGTCGTGCGGCTGCTGCTCGGACTGGACGAAGTGGACGAGAACACGGGCAACGACATGGCGGGGGTGGCGGGATGA
- a CDS encoding SWIM zinc finger family protein, with translation MTQQGVRWTADQVLALAPDAASRKAGSKLGAAGPWSEAGCADEGTVWGLCKGSGSKPYQTVVDIADAAGPAYKCSCPSRKFPCKHALGLLLLWAADEAAVPPGQVPPWAAQWTAGRRGRAEEKKAGDGSGAPSGSADPQAARRRAERRAERVTAGAVELEQRLVDLLRGGLATAEQAGYGLWEETAARMVDAQAQGLAGRVRELGAIPATGPGWPVRLLEECALLHLLGRGWLRRERLPDGLAATVRSRMGLPASADGPSLRDHWLVLAQYDTADPRLTTRRIWLHGAASHRTVLLLSYGAAGRAPELALPVGLSLEAEVSAYPGAGQPRVALGERFAPPAPAAIRPPGMTTSRAAARYGDALREDPWLESVPVTLDRVVPAPDGDSWQLADADEDAALPLTPTARSRPGLWRLVALSGGAPVRVFGECGHQGFTPLTAWPEGPGDAVALC, from the coding sequence ATGACTCAGCAGGGGGTGCGCTGGACCGCGGACCAGGTGCTGGCACTGGCGCCTGACGCGGCATCACGCAAAGCGGGAAGCAAACTCGGCGCGGCGGGGCCGTGGTCCGAGGCGGGGTGTGCCGACGAGGGGACGGTGTGGGGGCTGTGCAAGGGCAGCGGAAGCAAGCCGTATCAGACGGTCGTGGACATCGCGGACGCCGCCGGGCCCGCGTACAAGTGCAGTTGTCCCAGCCGCAAGTTCCCGTGCAAGCACGCGCTGGGGCTGCTGCTGCTCTGGGCCGCAGACGAGGCGGCGGTGCCGCCGGGGCAGGTACCGCCGTGGGCGGCGCAGTGGACAGCGGGGCGGCGCGGGCGCGCAGAGGAGAAGAAGGCCGGGGACGGCTCCGGTGCGCCGTCCGGGTCCGCTGATCCGCAGGCGGCGCGACGCCGGGCGGAGCGCCGCGCCGAGCGGGTCACGGCGGGCGCGGTGGAGCTGGAGCAGCGCCTGGTCGATCTGCTGCGCGGCGGCCTGGCGACCGCGGAGCAGGCGGGGTACGGCCTGTGGGAGGAGACGGCGGCCAGGATGGTCGACGCCCAGGCCCAGGGGCTGGCGGGCCGGGTGCGGGAGTTGGGGGCGATCCCGGCCACCGGCCCGGGCTGGCCGGTGCGGCTGCTGGAGGAGTGCGCGCTGCTGCATCTCCTCGGCCGGGGCTGGCTGCGCCGCGAGCGGCTCCCGGACGGCCTCGCCGCCACGGTCCGCTCCCGCATGGGCCTCCCGGCCTCCGCGGACGGCCCGTCGCTGCGCGACCACTGGCTGGTCCTCGCCCAGTACGACACGGCGGACCCGCGTCTGACGACCCGCCGGATCTGGCTGCACGGCGCCGCCTCGCACCGCACCGTGCTGCTCCTCTCCTACGGCGCCGCAGGCCGCGCCCCGGAGCTGGCGCTGCCGGTGGGCCTGAGCCTGGAGGCCGAGGTGTCCGCGTACCCGGGCGCCGGGCAGCCGCGGGTGGCCCTGGGCGAACGGTTCGCCCCGCCCGCGCCCGCGGCGATACGTCCGCCGGGGATGACGACGTCCCGGGCGGCGGCCCGTTACGGCGACGCCCTGCGCGAGGACCCGTGGCTGGAGTCCGTCCCGGTGACCCTGGACCGGGTCGTCCCGGCCCCGGACGGCGACTCCTGGCAGCTGGCGGACGCCGACGAGGACGCGGCCTTGCCGCTCACTCCCACCGCGCGTTCCCGGCCGGGTCTGTGGCGGCTCGTCGCCCTGTCGGGCGGGGCTCCGGTCAGGGTTTTCGGCGAATGCGGCCACCAGGGCTTCACCCCGCTGACGGCCTGGCCCGAGGGCCCGGGCGACGCGGTCGCGCTGTGCTAG
- a CDS encoding cobalamin B12-binding domain-containing protein produces MGVAAGPIRVVVAKPGLDGHDRGAKVIARALRDAGMEVIYTGLHQTPEQIVGTALQEDADAIGLSILSGAHNTLFAAVIDLLKERDAEDILVFGGGIIPEADIPLLKEKGVAEIFTPGATTASIVDWVRTNARQPAEA; encoded by the coding sequence ATGGGTGTGGCAGCCGGTCCGATCCGCGTGGTGGTGGCCAAGCCGGGGCTCGACGGCCACGATCGCGGGGCCAAGGTGATCGCGCGGGCCCTGCGCGACGCCGGTATGGAGGTCATCTACACCGGGCTCCACCAGACTCCCGAGCAGATCGTCGGCACCGCGCTCCAGGAGGACGCCGACGCGATCGGGCTGTCCATCCTCTCCGGAGCGCACAACACGCTCTTCGCGGCGGTGATCGACCTGCTCAAGGAGCGGGACGCGGAGGACATCCTGGTCTTCGGCGGCGGGATCATCCCCGAGGCGGACATCCCCCTGCTGAAGGAGAAGGGCGTCGCGGAGATCTTCACTCCGGGCGCGACGACGGCGTCCATCGTGGACTGGGTCCGGACGAACGCGCGCCAGCCCGCGGAGGCGTAG
- a CDS encoding esterase/lipase family protein, with amino-acid sequence MKVTRAALPFLPLCERLLPGRLAGLSLALLKATALEVAILAGHLLLYPSGITQERRAPAPAPPADGAAQLPTQAKPPVVLLHGFIDNRSVFVLLRRSLAQHGRQQIESLNYSPLTCDIRAAAELLGRHIEEICERTGADRVDVVGHSLGGLIARYYVQRLGGDTRVRTLVTLGTPHSGTRVMPVANAHPIVRQMRPGSPVLEELTLPAPDCRTHFVSFWSDLDHVMVPLETACIDHPDLTAQNVRVTGIGHLALPVHPAVANGIRQVLDTARPGEPSVERTGGLTVA; translated from the coding sequence ATGAAGGTCACCAGGGCTGCTCTGCCCTTTCTTCCGTTGTGCGAGCGCCTGCTGCCGGGAAGACTGGCCGGACTCTCCCTGGCTCTCCTGAAGGCCACCGCCCTGGAGGTCGCGATCCTGGCCGGGCATCTCCTCCTCTACCCGTCCGGCATCACCCAGGAGCGGCGCGCCCCCGCCCCGGCACCGCCTGCGGACGGCGCCGCCCAACTGCCCACGCAGGCCAAGCCTCCGGTCGTCCTGCTGCACGGCTTCATCGACAACCGCTCGGTCTTCGTCCTGCTGCGCCGCAGCCTCGCCCAGCACGGCAGGCAGCAGATCGAGTCCCTCAACTACTCGCCGCTGACCTGCGACATACGCGCCGCCGCCGAGCTGCTCGGCCGGCACATCGAGGAGATCTGCGAGCGCACGGGGGCCGACCGGGTCGACGTGGTCGGGCACAGCCTCGGCGGCCTGATAGCGCGTTACTACGTGCAGCGGCTCGGCGGCGACACCCGCGTACGCACTCTTGTCACGCTCGGCACGCCGCACTCCGGAACCCGAGTGATGCCCGTGGCGAACGCGCACCCCATCGTGCGCCAGATGCGCCCCGGCTCACCGGTGCTCGAGGAGCTCACTCTGCCCGCCCCTGACTGCCGTACGCACTTCGTCAGCTTCTGGAGCGACCTGGATCATGTGATGGTCCCGCTGGAGACGGCGTGCATCGACCATCCCGATCTGACGGCGCAGAATGTGCGCGTCACCGGCATCGGCCATCTCGCGCTGCCCGTGCACCCCGCCGTCGCCAACGGCATACGGCAGGTCCTCGACACGGCCCGCCCGGGTGAACCGTCCGTCGAACGCACCGGCGGTCTGACGGTCGCCTGA
- the sucC gene encoding ADP-forming succinate--CoA ligase subunit beta yields the protein MDLFEYQARDLFAKHDVPVLAGEVIDTPEAARAATERLGGKSVVKAQVKVGGRGKAGGVKLAATPDEAVEHATNILGMDIKGHTVHKVMIAETAPEILEEYYVSFLLDRANRTFLSIASVEGGMEIEEVAATRPDAVAKTPIDANEGVTEAKAREIVAAAKFPAEVADKVVNVLVKLWDTFIKEDALLVEVNPLAKVASGDVIALDGKVSLDENAEFRQPEHEALQDKEAANPLEAAAKEKNLNYVKLDGEVGIIGNGAGLVMSTLDVVAYAGEAHGGVKPANFLDIGGGASAAVMANGLEIILGDPDVKSVFVNVFGGITACDEVANGIVQALQLLKDKGEDVTKPLVVRLDGNNAELGRKILSDANHPLVQRVDTMDGAADKAAELAAAK from the coding sequence GTGGACCTGTTCGAGTACCAGGCGAGGGACCTCTTCGCCAAGCACGATGTACCGGTGCTGGCCGGTGAAGTCATCGACACGCCTGAGGCGGCCCGCGCAGCCACCGAGCGCCTCGGTGGCAAGTCCGTCGTCAAGGCCCAGGTGAAGGTCGGCGGCCGTGGCAAGGCCGGCGGCGTCAAGCTCGCCGCCACCCCCGACGAGGCGGTCGAGCACGCGACCAACATTCTCGGCATGGACATCAAGGGCCACACGGTCCACAAGGTGATGATCGCCGAGACGGCCCCGGAGATCCTGGAGGAGTACTACGTCTCCTTCCTCCTGGACCGTGCCAACCGCACCTTCCTCTCCATCGCCTCCGTCGAGGGCGGCATGGAGATCGAGGAGGTGGCGGCCACCCGCCCGGACGCCGTCGCCAAGACGCCGATCGACGCCAACGAGGGCGTGACCGAGGCCAAGGCCCGCGAGATCGTCGCGGCCGCCAAGTTCCCGGCCGAGGTCGCCGACAAGGTCGTGAACGTCCTGGTCAAGCTGTGGGACACCTTCATCAAGGAGGACGCCCTCCTGGTCGAGGTCAACCCGCTGGCCAAGGTCGCCTCCGGTGACGTCATCGCCCTGGACGGCAAGGTCTCCCTGGACGAGAACGCCGAGTTCCGTCAGCCGGAGCACGAGGCCCTCCAGGACAAGGAGGCGGCCAACCCGCTCGAGGCCGCCGCCAAGGAGAAGAACCTCAACTACGTCAAGCTCGACGGCGAGGTCGGCATCATCGGCAACGGCGCGGGTCTCGTCATGAGCACCCTGGACGTCGTCGCGTACGCCGGTGAGGCGCACGGTGGCGTCAAGCCCGCCAACTTCCTCGACATCGGTGGTGGCGCCTCCGCCGCCGTCATGGCGAACGGCCTGGAGATCATCCTCGGCGACCCGGACGTCAAGTCCGTCTTCGTCAACGTCTTCGGTGGCATCACCGCCTGTGACGAGGTCGCCAACGGCATCGTCCAGGCGCTGCAGCTGCTCAAGGACAAGGGCGAGGACGTCACCAAGCCCCTCGTCGTCCGTCTGGACGGCAACAACGCCGAGCTGGGTCGCAAGATCCTCTCCGACGCCAACCACCCGCTGGTCCAGCGTGTGGACACCATGGACGGCGCGGCCGACAAGGCCGCCGAGCTCGCGGCTGCGAAGTAA
- a CDS encoding VWA domain-containing protein has protein sequence MTSENTDPAQERLRRWRLVLGGDAADGTGCALPGQDAAMDGALTALYGRKDGRSQGGRDRSAGLGASAPSVARWLGDIRTYFPSSVVQVMQRDAIDRLGLATLLLEPEMLEAVEADVHLVGTLLSLNKAMPETTKETARAVVRKVVEDLEKRLATRTRATLTGALDRSARINRPRHHDIDWNRTIAANLKHYLPEYRTIVPERLIGFGRATQSTKKEVILCIDQSGSMAASVVYASVFGAVLASMRTISTRLVVFDTAVVDLTDQLDDPVEVLFGTQLGGGTDINRALAYCQSQITRPAETVVVLISDLYEGGIRNEMLKRVSAMKASGVQFVTLLALSDEGAPAYDREHAAALAALGAPAFACTPDLFPEVMAAAIEKRLLPIPDAA, from the coding sequence ATGACGTCCGAGAACACGGACCCGGCGCAGGAGCGGCTGCGGCGCTGGCGGCTCGTCCTCGGGGGCGACGCGGCGGACGGCACCGGCTGCGCGCTGCCGGGGCAGGACGCGGCCATGGACGGAGCGCTCACCGCGCTCTACGGCAGGAAGGACGGCAGGTCACAGGGAGGCCGGGACCGTTCGGCGGGGCTCGGGGCGTCGGCACCGTCGGTGGCGCGCTGGCTCGGGGACATCCGGACGTACTTCCCCTCCTCCGTCGTGCAGGTCATGCAGCGCGACGCCATCGACCGGCTCGGTCTCGCCACGCTGCTGCTGGAGCCGGAGATGCTGGAGGCGGTCGAGGCCGACGTGCACCTCGTCGGCACACTGCTGTCGCTCAACAAAGCGATGCCGGAGACGACGAAGGAGACGGCCCGGGCCGTCGTGCGCAAGGTCGTCGAGGACCTGGAGAAGCGGCTCGCCACCCGCACCCGGGCCACTCTCACCGGCGCGCTCGACCGCAGTGCCCGGATCAACCGGCCGCGCCACCACGACATCGACTGGAACCGCACCATCGCGGCCAACCTCAAGCACTACCTGCCCGAGTACCGAACGATCGTGCCGGAGCGGCTCATCGGGTTCGGGCGGGCGACCCAGTCCACGAAGAAGGAGGTCATCCTCTGTATCGACCAGTCGGGATCCATGGCGGCATCGGTGGTGTACGCATCGGTGTTCGGGGCGGTGCTCGCCTCGATGCGGACGATCTCCACGCGACTCGTCGTCTTCGACACGGCGGTCGTCGACCTCACGGACCAGCTGGACGACCCGGTCGAGGTGCTGTTCGGCACGCAGCTCGGCGGTGGCACGGACATCAACCGGGCGCTCGCGTACTGCCAGTCGCAGATCACCCGGCCCGCGGAGACGGTGGTCGTGCTGATCAGCGACCTCTATGAAGGCGGCATTCGCAACGAGATGCTCAAGCGGGTCTCCGCGATGAAGGCGTCGGGCGTGCAGTTCGTGACGCTGCTGGCGCTGTCGGACGAGGGGGCACCGGCGTACGACCGGGAGCACGCGGCCGCGCTCGCGGCGCTGGGGGCGCCGGCGTTCGCCTGTACGCCCGATCTGTTCCCGGAGGTGATGGCGGCGGCGATCGAGAAGCGGCTGTTGCCGATACCGGATGCGGCGTGA
- a CDS encoding ATP-binding protein — translation MTVSVEPTSVEAGETESNEALRPHAEDAFAHELAVLAAQDDRPRPARWKLSPWAVATYLLGGTLPDGTVISPKYVGPRRIVEVAVTTLATDRALLLLGVPGTAKTWVSEHLAAAVSGDSTLLVQGTAGTPEEAIRYGWNYAQLLAHGPSRDALVPSPVMRAMAEGMTARVEELTRIPADVQDTLITILSEKILPIPELGQEVQAVRGFNLIATANDRDRGVNDLSSALRRRFNTVVLPLPESPEAEVGIVSRRVDQIGRSLDLPAAPDGLDEIRRVVTVFRELRDGVTADGRTKLKSPSGTLSTAEAISVVTNGLALAAHFGDGVLRPGDVAAGILGAVVRDPAADRVIWQEYLETVVRERDGWKDFYRACREVSV, via the coding sequence ATGACCGTGTCCGTGGAGCCGACGTCCGTCGAAGCGGGGGAGACGGAATCGAACGAGGCGTTGCGACCGCACGCCGAGGACGCCTTCGCTCATGAACTCGCCGTGCTGGCCGCCCAGGACGACCGTCCCCGCCCGGCCCGCTGGAAGCTGTCGCCCTGGGCCGTCGCGACGTACCTGCTCGGCGGCACCCTGCCGGACGGCACCGTGATCAGTCCCAAGTACGTCGGCCCGCGCCGCATCGTCGAGGTCGCCGTCACCACGCTCGCCACCGACCGCGCCCTGCTCCTGCTCGGCGTGCCGGGCACGGCGAAGACGTGGGTGTCCGAGCACCTGGCCGCGGCGGTCAGCGGCGACTCCACGCTGCTGGTGCAGGGCACCGCCGGCACCCCGGAGGAGGCCATCCGCTACGGCTGGAACTACGCGCAGCTGCTCGCCCACGGCCCGAGCCGTGACGCCCTCGTGCCCAGCCCGGTCATGCGGGCCATGGCCGAGGGCATGACGGCCCGCGTCGAGGAACTGACGCGTATCCCGGCCGACGTGCAGGACACGCTCATCACGATCCTGTCGGAGAAGATCCTGCCGATACCGGAACTGGGCCAGGAGGTGCAGGCGGTCCGCGGCTTCAACCTGATCGCCACGGCCAACGACCGCGACCGCGGGGTCAACGACCTGTCCAGCGCCCTGCGCCGCCGCTTCAACACCGTGGTGCTGCCGCTGCCGGAGAGCCCCGAGGCCGAGGTCGGCATCGTCTCGCGGCGCGTCGACCAGATCGGCCGCTCCCTCGACCTGCCGGCCGCACCCGACGGGCTCGACGAGATCCGCCGGGTCGTCACGGTCTTCCGCGAGCTGCGCGACGGGGTCACCGCCGACGGCCGGACGAAGCTGAAGTCGCCCAGCGGCACCCTGTCCACGGCGGAGGCGATCTCCGTCGTCACCAACGGGCTCGCCCTGGCCGCCCACTTCGGCGACGGCGTGCTGCGGCCGGGCGATGTCGCGGCGGGCATCCTCGGCGCGGTGGTCCGCGACCCGGCGGCGGACCGGGTCATCTGGCAGGAGTACCTGGAGACGGTGGTCCGCGAGCGCGACGGCTGGAAGGACTTCTACCGGGCCTGCCGCGAGGTGAGCGTGTGA
- a CDS encoding DUF5691 domain-containing protein has product MTRTSAPVDAPGADAWEGLVTTALLGTDRRTPPGTAPGRDAPVALLDAAAVETVRRRAGLRPARAAERPQPAPEDARPALPPAAARRLAMLLADRPGPSGGGRRGAAPDLTELLPQWLAAANARGFAPPPQALPALLDAARGRTDLRPAALEFAGPRALWMARLNADWRFALRATPGGGAALPHLEDDDRVQQLWQEGLFAERVALLSALRSREPAAARDLLATTWATERAEDRLMFLDSLRAGLGPDDEPFLEQALADRGRNVRATAAELLSALPGSALAARMAVRAEACVAIDHLQTAQSPGTGLVSKGPGGTTKSTPTIAVEAPHECDPGMERDGVVAKAPAGRGERSWWLGQLVEAAPLGTWSRRLGGRTPREIVALPVADGWQGELHAAWCRAAVRQRDAEWSRALLGDPSAPEAGGPGAVSLAERAKLLGTLGAAERAAWVAGFIAAHGLSEAFQLLGVCAVPWTAPLGGAVVDALNIARDAGSYPWSFSGVMGLAERCLAPSEASRLDALLAVPDEPENASPGAGGYWAEAFQRLVTTLRLRAAMAEELGAA; this is encoded by the coding sequence ATGACCAGGACCTCCGCTCCCGTGGACGCGCCCGGCGCGGACGCCTGGGAGGGGCTCGTCACCACCGCGCTGCTGGGCACCGACCGGCGCACCCCGCCCGGCACCGCGCCGGGCCGGGACGCCCCCGTGGCCCTACTGGACGCGGCGGCCGTGGAGACCGTCCGACGGCGGGCCGGTCTGCGCCCGGCGCGGGCGGCTGAGCGTCCGCAGCCGGCTCCGGAGGACGCGCGACCTGCGCTGCCGCCGGCGGCTGCCCGCAGGCTCGCCATGCTGCTCGCCGACCGCCCCGGCCCGTCCGGCGGCGGCCGGCGGGGCGCCGCGCCCGACCTGACGGAGCTGCTGCCGCAGTGGCTCGCGGCGGCGAACGCCCGTGGTTTTGCGCCGCCTCCGCAGGCGCTTCCGGCGTTGCTGGACGCGGCCCGGGGCCGTACCGACCTGCGTCCGGCGGCGCTGGAGTTCGCGGGCCCGCGAGCCCTGTGGATGGCCCGGCTGAACGCGGACTGGCGGTTCGCCCTGCGCGCGACCCCGGGCGGCGGAGCGGCCCTGCCGCACCTCGAGGACGACGACAGGGTCCAGCAGCTGTGGCAGGAGGGCCTGTTCGCCGAACGCGTCGCCCTGCTGTCCGCCCTGCGCTCACGCGAACCGGCCGCCGCCCGCGACCTGCTCGCGACGACGTGGGCGACGGAACGGGCCGAGGACCGGCTGATGTTCCTCGATTCCCTGCGCGCGGGCCTGGGCCCGGACGACGAGCCGTTCCTGGAACAGGCCCTGGCCGACCGCGGCCGCAACGTCCGGGCGACGGCGGCGGAACTGCTGTCGGCGCTGCCCGGTTCGGCGCTCGCCGCGCGGATGGCGGTCAGGGCGGAGGCGTGTGTCGCCATCGACCACCTGCAGACCGCGCAGTCGCCGGGGACCGGCCTCGTGAGCAAGGGGCCCGGGGGGACCACGAAGAGCACCCCGACGATCGCCGTCGAGGCGCCGCACGAGTGCGATCCGGGCATGGAACGCGACGGCGTCGTGGCGAAGGCCCCGGCAGGACGGGGCGAACGGTCCTGGTGGCTCGGTCAGCTGGTGGAGGCGGCGCCGCTCGGGACCTGGTCGCGGCGGCTCGGCGGGCGCACGCCCCGGGAGATCGTGGCGCTGCCGGTGGCGGACGGCTGGCAGGGCGAACTGCACGCGGCGTGGTGCCGGGCGGCGGTGCGCCAGCGGGACGCCGAGTGGTCACGGGCGCTGCTCGGCGATCCGTCGGCGCCGGAGGCGGGCGGTCCGGGTGCGGTGTCCCTGGCCGAGCGGGCCAAGCTGCTCGGCACACTGGGCGCCGCCGAACGGGCCGCGTGGGTGGCCGGCTTCATCGCCGCGCACGGCCTGTCCGAGGCCTTTCAGCTGCTCGGGGTGTGCGCGGTGCCGTGGACCGCGCCGCTCGGCGGGGCCGTCGTGGACGCGCTCAACATCGCTCGGGACGCGGGGAGTTATCCATGGAGTTTCAGCGGAGTCATGGGCCTGGCCGAGCGCTGCCTCGCCCCGTCCGAGGCCTCCCGGCTCGACGCCCTGCTGGCCGTGCCGGACGAACCGGAGAACGCGTCCCCGGGAGCCGGCGGCTACTGGGCGGAGGCCTTCCAGCGCCTGGTCACGACCCTGCGTCTGCGCGCGGCGATGGCCGAGGAGCTGGGAGCGGCCTGA